The Sminthopsis crassicaudata isolate SCR6 chromosome 5, ASM4859323v1, whole genome shotgun sequence genome contains the following window.
GGTGTGGGCACAGTTTCTGTCAAGCTTGTCTCTCCTTCAGCTGGAGAATTAGAGCCCCAGCTTTTTCCTGTCCTGAATGCAAGCAAGTTTCCCAGGACCGGGAGATCCCATTAGTGAACAAGCACCTAGCAGAGTTGACTGAGCTGGGCAAACAGTTCAGCTCCAAACTTTTGGAGAGCACTGAAGAACAGAGGCAGTGTGACACTCACAAGAAACCCTTGAAGAACTTTTGTGAAGAGGATCTGACAGCACTGTGTGTGACATGTTGTGAAACCCCAGAGCATGGAGCTCACAAGATCTCCTCTATACAAGAAGCTGCTCAGAAATACAGGAGGGAGCTCCAGCACCTTCAGATTCGATTGGTGAAACATTTGGAGGAAGATGTAGAACTTCATAGTCGGATGGGGAAGACTGCTTATGAGTGGATACATTTGTTTCGCCGTGAAAAAAGTAAAGTACACACTCTTCTTGAGGAAGAAGAATCCCGAAGTCTTCAAAGATGTAAGCAACAGGAAAAGGCCAGGAGGGACAGACTAAAAGAGTACGGGAAAAGTCTGAAGGACCTCATGCTAGAGCTGAAGGAAACACGCCACCGACTCAATCTGGATCTGCTGCAGGATGCCAAGCAGCTGCTGGGAAGGTGTGAGGCTGTGTTGGCCCAAAGGGCCCAGGCTGTCATCCCAGTTCTAGAAGAATATTATACTCCTGGCCTGATAGAGATACTCTACAACTTCAAAGTGGATCTCACCATGGACCCCACATCAGCTGATTCCTCTGTGACTGTTTCAGAGGATCTCAAGAGTGCCAAGGCTGGAGAAGGCTGGCAGGTGGAGACCAAGTTTCCTGATGACTTCCCTCACCATTATGTCTTTGCTAAGCAGTCCTTCAGCTTTGGTGACCAGTACTGGGTGGTGGATGTGACTCAACTCTCCCAGTGGACCTTGGGGATCTACACCCCAAGCATGATAACCTTTGAAGGAATGGAGGTGGATTCTGCTGTGATCCTGCTGCACTGTGTCAAGAAGGAAGGGGAATACTATTTACAGACATATCCTGGATCATTGAACCATCGAGTAAAAGACCCTCTCCCTTGGATTGGAGTGTACCTGTGTAATGACCCTGGCTCTGTTGTCTTTTATAATGTTCTGAAGCGCACCCTCCTTCACATGTTCAATGCTTTGATCTTCAATGGCCCTGTTACTCCCGTATTTTCCCCTGGTCCCGCACTTCCAGGAACAAATCCAGGTACCATGACTCTTTTTCCCGCTGACTCTCATCTTTGTGCTTGCTGCTATTCACGTGGCTGAGCATTTAGGAATTCTCACCAGCTTCCAGGACTGAACACCTTACATTTTCAAGCACTCCTGGCAAGAGAAGAAGGATCACCTACTCACTGATGAAGAACAGACTTCATGGTCATCAACTGGAGAAGGATTTCTACCCTGTAAGCTGACTTGAATTTTTCTCATTCCCATCCCCCTGGATTTTCAGTACCCTCCTTTGTAATCTATTTGATGtccaatgaaataaatgaaataaatccttttatttaggattatttttgtcattgttctttcatttcatttctttgcaaaactttgcaaAACTATTGTTCAATAACTTGTCCAGCGTCACAGAGTTATTAAGTCAGAAAAAataagccttcctgactctatcctGGATATTTTATCTCTTTAGTCTGCCTCCTTGCctcttttatataatattatatatatatatatctgaaattactatttaagcaatttacttttcctctgttaatctgggaagcctatatttttggttcatcccattcacatttacagttaaaattactacttttgtattttttcctgccattatattatccccagattatgttttttccttgttccccctgaaccccttccccagtattaaacttaagggccccacttgtgtcacgcagCCCTCTCTTTGTAgtatccctccccttccttttaaaTCCCatcccctttcttataccctttCCTTAttaatcctttccttttcccttttcctctccctctttttaatgaggtgagagagaattctctgaaaaacaaatatgtcaattatttactcttctaaccaactctgatgagagtaagattcacacaatgttcctccccctctctaaattccctcggatatgataaattttctttgcctcttcctgggatgtagtttccctttttttttatctccccttttcccattttgtgACATTCTactttcatttctacttcccttttttatgttatagaaGTAagatcagattatacatgtggtctttctctatatctacaacagaaatacagttctcaagagttccttttacctttttctgcttctcttgtgtcttgtagttggagatcaaattattttgtttagatctgtttttttgtttgtttgttttgttttgttttgtttttcttagaaacacaTGGAATTCATCTGATTCATTAAATGTCaatcttccatggaagaaaatgctcaacttagctagGTAGTATATTCTTGGCTCTATTCCAAGTtgttttgcctttcagaatatcagattctaggcccttcaattctttaacatggatgcagccagatcttgagtgtcccttattgtggcacctcgatattgaattactttttcttagttgcttgcaatattttttccttagtctgatagttctgcagcttgccCACAGTATTCCAtgatgttttttggttttttttggggggtctttttcagaaggtgtttgatgaattctttcaatgcctattttaccttctggttctattacatctggacagttctctttgatgatttccagtAAAATAGAATCCAGGCTCTTTttgttcatcataatttttgggaagtccaatgatcctcagattgtctctcctagatctattttccaggtctgttgatttttccagtaaatatttggcgttattctccaacttttcattttttggttttgtttgattgattattgatgtctcaatgaatcattcatttttatttgttctgtcctaatttttaatgagttattttcttcattcgatttttaaatttctttttgtatatgtccaattgagtttttaaatgagttatattactgtggatttttttttttttttcatttcactatttttttttttagtgagttattttctttttccaattcacaaatcctactttcttgcaagtctttatcttttccaattcacagagcctactttcctatgattttttaaccttttctaattcacaaattttgtttccctgcatttcctgtgaattctttatcttttccaaatcaAATTTCAGGATATTGTTACTCTCTaatatagcttctctttcctttgcccatttatcttctagctctctttttatatctttaatagtctcttttagaagagttatgtgatggggaccaggtaaCATTCCACTTCTAGGGTatttatctggagactgtctgctgttagtgTCCTCGGAGTTGGaaaccctctctttttctatctagaagctgtcaatcgttctcttgaattttttactcattttaaaaaacctatggGGTCTACCTTCATGGTATGGAAATTACCAGCTTCTTCTGCAGAACAGAGCTAATTGGGACAACACTATCTTgtatatggggggggggaatgcaaAAGTAAGATGTTGCTGTGGGAGAGAGATTCCCTTCCCACCGGAAGTGATTCAGAGCAGGTTAGCATGGCTGGGCTGTGGGAGTTCCCAGGGAAGAACCCCCCTATTTGGCCTAGCAACAGCCCTGaagctagaggctgaacagtgcaAGTGTCAGAACCACAGGCCAAAGCCTCCTGTTGgtctgtggatattagcagctgaccagcgaATACCCCTGGCacacagactggaagtgtctctgccctgggaagcacagtcCCTTCTGCAGAAGTTTCACttctgtggaagttccactgcctcaggccaagccccccACTGTGAGATTAGCAGCTGCCCCAGGCTATGTCTCCCCAATGCCTTGCatgttcttaactgccccaaggagaagccccagacagcagaaggccaCTGCAGTACAGTGATATGTGCTGAGTCATTTccggtttggggtagctataggcagtttctggcagtatttttattattatttttttaatggcttaatttctctgctgatttgttgttttgcaagcagagtagagctatcagcctatgccaaaGTCCTCTGTCTCCATAGCTTTTCTAACCTTTTCTAGCCTTCCCAGCCTAATCAACACAATATGCTAACCTTTAGTTTATCACTGTCTGCCACTGGTCTTTTTCTCTACCAGTCAGTactgaccttttctgatgaaattccagattctcttccactggtaaattgtgtttctaatcttcgtggtttttaccagtccagtgtttatttttgaggctgaattaaaaagttggtattgagggtaagagagagcttagaaa
Protein-coding sequences here:
- the LOC141543248 gene encoding tripartite motif-containing protein 43-like, with product MAATVEILKKMQSEITCSICRGYFCDPVTIGCGHSFCQACLSFSWRIRAPAFSCPECKQVSQDREIPLVNKHLAELTELGKQFSSKLLESTEEQRQCDTHKKPLKNFCEEDLTALCVTCCETPEHGAHKISSIQEAAQKYRRELQHLQIRLVKHLEEDVELHSRMGKTAYEWIHLFRREKSKVHTLLEEEESRSLQRCKQQEKARRDRLKEYGKSLKDLMLELKETRHRLNLDLLQDAKQLLGRCEAVLAQRAQAVIPVLEEYYTPGLIEILYNFKVDLTMDPTSADSSVTVSEDLKSAKAGEGWQVETKFPDDFPHHYVFAKQSFSFGDQYWVVDVTQLSQWTLGIYTPSMITFEGMEVDSAVILLHCVKKEGEYYLQTYPGSLNHRVKDPLPWIGVYLCNDPGSVVFYNVLKRTLLHMFNALIFNGPVTPVFSPGPALPGTNPGTMTLFPADSHLCACCYSRG